The following are encoded together in the Microbacterium hatanonis genome:
- the rbfA gene encoding 30S ribosome-binding factor RbfA has protein sequence MAGERQARLADRIKVLVAERLEKGLRDPRLGFVTITDVRVTGDLQHASVFYTVLGTPEERADTGAALKSATGLLRAEVGKQLNIRLTPTLEFIADAIPENAGNIADLLREAAERDAAVAGIAAGAAYAGEADPYVKPREDDDED, from the coding sequence ATGGCTGGAGAGCGGCAAGCGCGCTTGGCGGACCGCATCAAGGTGCTCGTGGCCGAGCGGCTCGAGAAGGGTCTCCGCGACCCGCGCCTCGGCTTCGTCACGATCACCGACGTCCGGGTGACCGGTGACCTCCAGCACGCATCCGTGTTCTACACGGTGCTCGGAACGCCCGAGGAGCGTGCCGACACGGGCGCGGCGCTCAAGTCCGCGACCGGACTCCTCCGCGCCGAGGTCGGCAAGCAGCTCAACATCCGGCTGACCCCGACCCTCGAGTTCATCGCCGACGCGATCCCTGAGAACGCCGGCAACATCGCCGATCTCCTTCGCGAGGCCGCCGAGCGCGATGCGGCCGTCGCGGGTATCGCCGCGGGCGCTGCCTACGCGGGCGAGGCCGACCCTTACGTCAAGCCGCGCGAGGACGACGACGAGGACTGA